The Ornithorhynchus anatinus isolate Pmale09 chromosome 1, mOrnAna1.pri.v4, whole genome shotgun sequence genome includes a window with the following:
- the GOLGB1 gene encoding golgin subfamily B member 1 isoform X2 — MLSRLSGLANSVLHELSGDGSDADGSLLPPNPEPLGGAEVAARDEAGEEVRERLAQMEQLVVQLKELVREKDAQLQQKEATLQEERDAAEARMAKLKLQAKAKLASLNKRVEELKAQAPDPPSGPPPEGQPQPGQEGDVDQLKRQLEEKEAQVGDLQAWLDQVQAEQAAQVGALQEVIRDKDARFEAQVRQHEDELVKLLARIGAEAEVQQALSEKFQQLEAELSTVRAALEAERQEARRAVEALELQEAQRKLSLGGPQDELRHLSEQLDQEGRARAELEAQICALEQKHRAELEAQVALEQEHRAGLEAQISAMERKYQSELEAQISALEQKHRSELEARISALEQEHRSELEARVSVVELEAQISALEQKHRAKLEARVSALEQEHRSELEAHISSLEEKHRAELEARARALEQEHRSEQEARVNIAELEAQVSALEQKHRAELKARVSALEQEHQKELETRVSVAELEAQVSTLEQKHRGEMEARVSALEQEHRAELEARVSIEDLEAQFRALEQNHQAQLEARVSALEQEHQAELEEKSSYILHLQNEEQELRSAYERLRMQSAQLRQDADQPTRDAALGAPRLPDELQSESRDSGRPQLEPAPQTSETAPGTSGGEEEGLALKLATEEPGISLEKREEEPEADEGTVASGLVSDLGELQSENERLRAHVALLESQLGARAAPGELSQVSGPAEESGRSSCLDGDPSREQQALDVLLSEMKEAQEEIAFLRGQLTGPARLGPALEGEGSSIGEESGPPGSPDEGWESTVPRIGPSPPGEETWAPSDSAALADAASAPIATDLSFDALPADCTSAASTTAGPSGDSTPAGSAAVFDPTTPSDDNAPYDATAPRPASPAQHEELERLGREILALQASLRQAGEEYEANLAAKESVIRQLERRAEECQRDAELCRGALRATSDERDRLRSRLEDLGVAEALGARFRRPEETLSLTDRHGVSDGHGGVVAETERLRAAPTDGKEPLERQPVTPGDGSGGESLLRAGSTTHQPEDPGGEGPEEERDHLLATERGTADPQAGAAVEEPGGRDGAPGLGGSQEPKLQERVWSLEQEKEQLQQELQEKARSLEQEEQLQKELQERAQSLEQEKEQLQKELQERARSLEQEKEQLQKELQEAVAARKGTLKKAREQARLHREQLRQHQERADLWREQLDEQSRENRSLRDQLRQLRARGTQLAESGSPPRPGDAPEDTLEDASGDTAEKNSEEVESSLAVTQAPDGHGGPGADCAPQRGDSPTGLVRAQLEEPQLGSGASWGSHAPVADGALQPMEGEALDRTTGLGPELASSRPEAARLEQLMEELQTQLSQREEDVASLTEALAHACAESRDQKDLVAALSARLEAQALEHVDQTQRLRDELGAEAEARAQLIPLQRKLQAALVSRKEALKESRGLREELAEAREQAAGLGAALAEAEGRASAGGRERDGLVAQLETLQADYERLVAEADRSREESRSLGGSCDSLKLALEGLAQDKESLERELGALRDAREAEGAGWRERQAELQREYETLLRSYENVGGEAERVQRLLEAARREKRDLLARLRGAEAETGDAEKRLRETEQEMEGLRDKMRRFAKSKQQKILELEEENERLKAEGYAVRWDAQKDTREGAGGDAHGDADGDAHEDAHEDVQEDAGGDAHKDACEDAQKDAGGDAYGDAGRDAPKGAHEDPQGDAHLDPREDANGDSLLPAPLGPEEDLESIRSQHQALREECEALRAEKESLGLEVQDLQQRLEATGSGQSGSLEADGEREGGDGAQPAAAPPAPSNQAAEAGPASAEAHGGPSTQHVARLVEGVPDPEREEKDEEEEELHSLRERLQVSEARREALESLLTARAGELETLQASVSALGHHSQQAREELAHAVQRHKKLEEEKDDLEERLMNQLAELNGSIGDYQQAASDTQAANQRLEAEIRTLQSRIRELEEQQGPEAGDVAREEAEGRGTQPGAQPTVQSATQPVIQPAVQPVVRSAAQPEAQPAVLATAQPVAHSAARPEAGGKSLTKELQELLKEKQQEVKQLRRDCIRYQEKISGLERTIKALEFVQSEAQKEVQGARASVAGAEEARQRARAELAACRTLLDDTQSEAARVLADSLRTQEALRAGRELAERQLKSRDEDLERRLGQAEIEHGRERRNLQEQLAAQQREKVRAEEAAAEARAALGEQEQEAQRLQDSLNGTLAQLAALARSMASLQDDRDRVLDESKRWEDRFGAALQAKEDELRAAEGRCGDLRDRLRQESVRTEELQIDLARLQHDQGERESALRAELQQLQEAQEDLREEKRGLRARLEESDRLARDSREEVDGLRSQAEALRTRVAELEHTLARGEEARAAAEDRARQQAAEIQSGQFRLEQLEADLRASAGLASRLQEEIGSKEQKLVGALAAREEAVVAACSDLQQRHSQALGELESRLARKEEERAAAEAEGKAAAGRVAELEAQVAALREEGRQRQARLDSFPGAMASLQDDRERLLSDYRQLEGRHLSAILEKDRLIQEAAAESNALREQLRGARGRLDDLHSHGAKLEAELARYRRAEPGPTDGAGPEAGEEGEVQRLGAALALSRRTVAELQEELSRAREEVARGAAVAEARLSEELKHLHHDAGIMRNETETAEERVAELARDLVAVEQKLLTVNDENQALRAQVQAFGKAMSSLQDSRDQAHEALRALRRERSLPQGDGDVSSSTAKAAGVPGGSVGRTSPPPRGAGAGEAEVRSLKRAMASLQNDRDRLLQELKNLQQQHLRVSEEAGELPPLKAQLRECREEADRHRALWEKLQEQSVTWQEELHQLRLEKSEREIQDRTEKQQQQLSALSDLERRRQASPTQTPCSPPTATQEWGRCQGPVEAAEAEVEVGRLRAQLGDSLEGLHQKELRIQQLNCKLTQLFEEKSSLSAQLRGHSQSLRESHQRYSGLLNHCTALEERLRELQPQGKGPELLSTDAAPGAPQERDADPGEGDPAELRELQLRFSEAQQEQNLLKKLLAEERDQRLVAEDALSEAQERIRRWELGELGEQNSGRSLLDACGPHEQALLIEPTASSLRRVRSSVGWRRALRSLCYSRTRGPLLAAAYLLTVHVVLLLCLTGHL, encoded by the exons GCTCTGTCTGAGAAGTTCCAGCAGCTGGAGGCAGAGCTGAGCACTGTGCGGGCAGCCCTGGAGGCAGAgcgacaggaggccaggagggcaGTGGAAGCCCTGGAGCTCcaagaggcccagaggaagttgtCCCTCGGTGGCCCCCAGGATGAGCTGCGTCACCTCTCAGAGCAGCTGGACCAGGAGGGCCGGGCACGGGCTGAGCTGGAGGCCCAGATCTGTGCCCTAGAGCAGAAGCACCGGGCTGAGCTGGAGGCTCAAGTCGCCCTGGAGCAGGAGCACCGGGCTGGACTGGAGGCCCAGATCAGCGCCATGGAGAGGAAGTACCAGTCAGAGCTGGAGGCTCAGATCAGTGCTCTGGAGCAGAAGCACCGGTCGGAGTTGGAGGCTCGGATCAGTGCTCTGGAGCAGGAGCACCGTTCGGAGCTGGAGGCTCGCGtcagtgttgtggagctggaagCTCAGATCAGTGCCCTGGAGCAGAAGCACCGGGCCAAGCTGGAGGCTCGAGTCAGCGCCCTGGAGCAGGAACACCGGTCAGAGCTGGAGGCTCACATCAGCTCCCTTGAGGAGAAGCACCGGGCCGAGCTGGAGGCTAGGGCCAGAGCCCTGGAGCAGGAGCACCGGTCGGAGCAGGAGGCTCGGGTCAACATCGCGGAGCTGGAAGCTCAGGTCAGCGCCCTGGAGCAGAAGCACCGGGCCGAACTGAAGGCTCGGGTCAGCGCCCTGGAGCAGGAGCACCAGAAGGAGCTAGAGACTCGGGTCAGTGTTGCGGAGCTGGAAGCTCAGGTCAGCACCCTGGAGCAAAAGCACCGGGGCGAGATGGAGGCTCGGGTCAGCGCCCTGGAGCAAGAGCACCGGGCCGAGCTGGAGGCTCGAGTCAGTATCGAGGATCTGGAGGCTCAGTTCAGGGCCCTGGAGCAGAACCATCAGGCCCAGCTGGAAGCTCGGGTCAGTGCTCTGGAGCAGGAGCACCAGgcggagctggaggagaagagtTCCTACATCCTGCACCTTCAAAACGAGGAGCAAGAGCTGCGTTCTGCCTATGAGAGACTGCGGATGCAGAGCGCCCAGCTGCGTCAAGACGCGGACCAGCCGACACGGGATGCCGCCCTCGGAGCCCCACGGCTGCCAG ATGAGCTGCAATCTGAATCCCGCGATTCCGGTCGGCCCCAGCTGGAGCCCGCGCCGCAGACGTCGGAAACGGCTCCCGGGACCTCtggcggagaggaggagggcctggCTCTGAAG CTGGCCACAGAGGAACCCGGAATCTccttggagaagagagaggaggagccggaggccGACGAGGGAACCGTGGCCTCGGGTTTGGTGTCGGACTTGGGAGAGCTTCAGTCTGAGAATG AGAGGCTGCGGGCCCACGTTGCTCTCCTGGAGAGTCAGCTCGGAGCCAGGGCGGCACCGGGAGAGCTGAGCCAG GTCAGCGGGCCCGCCGAGGAGAGTGGCCGCAGCAGCTGCCTGGACGGCGACCCCTCCCGGGAGCAGCAGGCCCTGGACGTCTTGCTGTCAGAGATGAAGGAAGCCCAGGAGGAGATCGCGTTCCTGAGGGGGCAGCTCACGGGCCCAGCCCGGCTCGGCCCCGcgctggagggagaggggtcgAGCATCGGGGAAGAGAGCGGCCCTCCAGGCTCCCCCGATGAAGGGTGGGAAAGCACGGTCCCACGGATAGGGCCGAGTCCCCCCGGAGAGGAGACGTGGGCCCCGTCCGACAGTGCTGCCCTGGCCGATGCCGCCTCCGCTCCCATTGCCACTGACCTGTCCTTTGATGCCCTCCCGGCCGATTGCACGTCTGCGGCCTCCACCACCGCCGGCCCATCCGGCGACTCCACCccggccggctccgccgccgtgTTCGACCCCACCACCCCATCCGATGACAACGCCCCGTACGACGCCACCGCCCCCCggccagccagcccagcccagcacgAGGAGCTGGAGAGACTGGGCCGGGAGATCCTGGCGCTGCAGGCGAGCCTACGGCAAGCCGGGGAGGAGTACGAGGCGAACTTGGCGGCCAAGGAGTCGGTCATCCGCCAGCTGGAGCGGCGGGCCGAGGAGTGCCAGAGAGACGCCGAGCTCTGTCGAGGGGCCCTGCGGGCCACTTCTGACGAGAGAGACCGGCTCCGCTCTCGGCTCGAGGATCTGGGTGTGGCCGAGGCACTTGGGGCTCGGTTTAGGAGACCGGAGGAAACCCTCTCTTTGACAGACAGGCACGGGGTCTCGGACGGCCACGGAGGGGTGGTGGCAGAGACGGAGCGGCTGCGGGCGGCCCCCACCGACGGGAAGGAGCCCCTCGAACGGCAACCGGTCACCCCAGGAGACGGGTCCGGGGGAGAGTCCCTGCTGCGAGCcggttccaccactcatcagccCGAGGACCCTGGTGGCGAGGGCCCGGAGGAGGAGCGAGACCACCTGCTGGCGACCGAGAGGGGCACCGCTGACCCCCAGGCCGGGGCTGccgtggaggagccgggtggGCGGGATGGAGCCCCAGGGTTAGGAGGGAGCCAGGAGCCCAAGCTGCAAGAAAGGGTCTGGAGcctggagcaggagaaggaacagCTGCAGCAGGAGCTGCAGGAAAAGGCCCGGAGcttggagcaggaggagcagctgcAGAAGGAGCTGCAGGAAAGGGCCCAGAGCCTGGAGCAAGAGAAGGAGCAGCTGCAGAAGGAGCTGCAGGAGAGGGCCCGGTCcctggagcaggagaaggagcagctgCAGAAGGAGCTGCAGGAGGCCGTGGCCGCCCGCAAGGGGACCCTGAAGAAGGCCCGAGAGCAGGCCCGACTCCACCGGGAGCAACTGAGGCAGCACCAGGAGCGCGCCGACCTCTGGCGGGAGCAGCTGGACGAGCAGAGTCGGGAGAACAGGTCCCTCCGGGACCAGCTCCGGCAGCTCCGGGCCCGGGGGACACAGTTGGCAGAGAGTGGATCCCCGCCCAGGCCAGGGGACGCCCCGGAGGACACCCTAGAGGACGCTTCAGGAGACACGGCAGAGAAAAACTCAGAGGAGGTTGAGAGCTCACTCGCTGTCACCCAGGCCCCAGACGGGCATGGAGGCCCGGGAGCGGACTGTGCCCCACAGCGAGGAGACAGTCCAACAGGCCTGGTCCGGGCCCAGCTCGAGGAGCCACAGTTGGGGTCTGGAGCCTCCTGGGGGAGCCATGCCCCTGTGGCAGATGGGGCACTTCAGCCCATGGAGGGGGAGGCCCTGGACCGGACCACTGGCCTTGGGCCGGAACTGGCAAGCAGCCGGCCGGAGGCGGCCAGATTGGAGCAGCTCATGGAGGAGCTCCAAACCCAGCTGAGCCAGCGGGAGGAGGACGTGGCCTCGCTGACAGAGGCCCTGGCTCACGCGTGTGCCGAGTCACGGGACCAGAAGGATCTGGTGGCGGCCCTGAGCGCCCGGTTGGAAGCACAGGCCCTGGAGCACGTGGACCAGACCCAGCGGCTCCGGGATGAGCTGGGCGCGGAGGCCGAGGCCAGGGCCCAGCTGATACCACTGCAGAGGAAGCTCCAGGCCGCGCTGGTGTCCAGGAAGGAGGCCTTGAAGGAGAGCCGGGGCCTCCGCGAGGAGCTGGCAGAGGCCAGGGAGCAGGCGGCGGGCCTGGGCGCTGCTCTGGCCGAGGCGGAGGGTCGGGCTTCGGCCGGCGGGCGCGAGAGGGATGGGCTGGTGGCTCAGCTGGAGACCCTCCAGGCAGACTACGAGAGGCTGGTGGCTGAAGCGGACCGCTCCCGGGAGGAGAGTCGGAGCCTGGGCGGCTCCTGCGACAGCCTGAAGCTGGCACTGGAGGGCCTGGCACAGGACAAGGAGTCATTGGAGCGGGAGCTGGGCGCCCTGCGTGACGCCCGGGAGGCTGAGGGCGCCGGGTGGCGGGAGCGGCAGGCGGAGCTGCAGCGCGAGTACGAGACCCTGTTGCGCTCCTACGAGAACGTGGGCGGAGAGGCGGAGCGTGTCCAGCGCCTGCTGGAAGCTGCGCGGCGGGAGAAGCGGGACCTGCTCGCCCGACTGAGAGGTGCCGAGGCTGAGACCGGGGATGCGGAGAAGCGGCTGCGGGAGACCGAGCAGGAGATGGAGGGCCTCAGGGACAAGATGAGGAGGTTTGCTAAGTCCAAGCAGCAAAAGATCCTGGAGCTTGAAGAGGAGAACGAGCGGCTGAAAGCCGAAGGGTACGCAGTTCGATGGGATGCCCAGAAGGACACCCGTGAAGGAGCCGGGGGAGACGCCCACGGGGATGCTGATGGGGATGCCCATGAGGATGCCCACGAGGACGTCCAGGAAGACGCTGGTGGAGATGCCCACAAAGATGCCTGTGAGGATGCCCAAAAGGATGCTGGTGGGGATGCCTACGGGGATGCTGGCAGAGATGCCCCCAAGGGTGCTCATGAGGACCCCCAGGGAGATGCCCACCTGGACCCTCGTGAGGATGCCAATGGGgactccctcctgcctgccccccTGGGCCCAGAAGAGGACCTGGAGAGCATCCGGTCTCAGCACCAGGCTCTGCGCGAGGAGTGTGAGGCGCTCAGGGCGGAGAAGGAATCGCTCGGCCTCGAGGTCCAGGACTTACAGCAGCGGCTCGAAGCCACCGGATCCGGGCAGAGCGGGAGCCTCGAGGCCGACGGCGagcgggagggtggggatggggcgcAGCCGGCCGCAGCCCCGCCGGCCCCGAGCAACCAGGCGGCGGAGGCCGGACCGGCGAGCGCGGAAGCCCATGGCGGGCCCTCCACCCAGCACGTGGCCCGGCTCGTGGAGGGGGTCCCCGAcccagaaagggaagagaaagacgaggaggaagaggagctgcacAGTCTGCGGGAACGGCTGCAGGTGTCGGAGGCCCGGAGGGAGGCGCTGGAGAGCCTGCTGACGGCCCGGGCCGGTGAGCTGGAGACATTACAGGCCTCGGTCTCGGCTTTGGGCCACCACAGCCAACAGGCCCGGGAGGAGCTGGCGCACGCGGTGCAACGGCACaagaagttggaggaggagaaggacgatcTGGAAGAGCGACTCATGAATCAGCTGGCAGAACTGAACGGCAGCATCGGCGATTATCAGCAGGCGGCCTCCGACACGCAGGCTGCCAACCAGCGCCTGGAGGCGGAAATCCGGACCCTCCAGAGCCGCATaagggagctggaggagcagcAGGGGCCAGAGGCCGGGGACGTtgccagggaggaggctgaggggcggGGCACTCAGCCTGGGGCCCAGCCCACGGTCCAGTCCGCAACCCAGCCCGTCATCCAGCCTGCGGTCCAGCCCGTGGTCCGGTCCGCAGCCCAACCTGAGGCCCAGCCCGCAGTCCTGGCCACGGCCCAACCCGTGGCCCATTCCGCGGCCCGTCCCGAAGCGGGTGGCAAATCCCTAACTaaggagctgcaggagctgctgaaagagaagcagcaggaagtaAAGCAGCTGCGCCGAGATTGCATCCGCTACCAGGAGAAGATCAGCGGCCTGGAGAGGACCATCAAGGCTCTGGAGTTCGTCCAGAGCGAGGCCCAGAAGGAGGTCCAGGGAGCCAGGGCCAGCGTGGCCGGGGCCGAGGAAGCCCGCCAACGGGCCCGGGCCGAGCTGGCCGCCTGCAGGACTCTGCTGGATGACACGCAGAGCGAGGCCGCGCGGGTCCTGGCGGACAGCCTCCGGACCCAGGAGGCGCTGCGAGCCGGCCGCGAGCTGGCAGAGAGGCAGCTGAAGAGCAGGGATGAGGAcctggagaggaggctggggcagGCAGAGATTGAGCATGGGAGGGAGCGGCGGAACCTGCAGGAGCAGCTGGCCGCCCAGCAGCGAGAGAAGGTCCGTGCGGAAGAGGCTGCGGCAGAGGCCCGCGCCGCCCTGGGCGAGCAAGAGCAGGAGGCTCAGAGGTTGCAGGACAGCCTGAACGGCACCCTGGCCCAGCTGGCCGCCCTGGCCCGCAGCATGGCCTCCCTCCAGGATGACCGCGACCGTGTGCTGGACGAGTCCAAGCgttgggaggacaggtttggcgCTGCCCTGCAGGCAAAGGAGGATGAGCTCCGTGCGGCCGAGGGGCGCTGTGGCGATTTGAGGGACCGGCTGAGGCAGGAATCCGTACGCACCGAGGAGCTGCAGATCGACCTGGCCAG ACTGCAGCATGACCAGGGGGAGCGGGAGTCGGCATTGCGAGCTGAGCTGCAGCAGCTCCAGGAGGCTCAGGAAGACCTGCGAGAAGAGAAGCGGGGACTCCGAGCCCGGCTGGAGGAGAGCGATCGGCTTGCCCGGGACTCTCGGGAGGAGGTGGACGGCCTGCGGTCGCAGGCGGAGGCCCTGAGGACGCGCGTGGCCGAGCTGGAGCACACCCTGGCCCGTGGGGAGGAGGCCAGGGCGGCGGCAGAGGACAGAGCCCGTCAGCAGGCCGCTGAGATCCAGAGCGGCCAGTTCCGCCTGGAGCAGCTGGAGGCCGACCTGCGGGCCTCCGCCGGCCTGGCCAGCCGGCTGCAAGAAGAGATCGGTTCAAAGGAGCAGAAGCTGGTCGGCGCACTGGCCGCCAGGGAGGAGGCCGTGGTCGCGGCCTGCTCTGACCTGCAACAGAGGCACAGTCAGGCCCTGGGAGAGCTGGAGAGCCGGCTGGCCCGGAAGGAAGAGGAGCGGGCGGCCGCGGAGGCCGAAGGGAAAGCGGCGGCCGGCCGGGTGGCTGAGCTCGAGGCCCAGGTGGCCGCCCTGCGGGAGGAGGGCCGGCAGCGCCAGGCCCGGCTGGACTCCTTCCCCGGAGCCATGGCCTCACTGCAGGATGACCGCGAGCGGCTGCTCAGTGACTACCGGCAGCTGGAGGGGCGTCACCTATCAGCCATTCTGGAAAAGGATCGCCTCATCCAGGAGGCCGCGGCCGAGAGCAACGCTCTTCGGGAGCAACTGCGTGGAGCCCGGGGCCGACTGGACGACCTGCACTCTCACGGTGCCAAGCTGGAGGCTGAACTGGCCCGGTACCGACGGGCGGAGCCGGGGCCGACGGACGGGGCCGGGcccgaggcaggggaggagggcgaggTCCAGCGTCTGGGTGCCGCCCTGGCCCTCTCGCGCAGGACGGTGGCCGAGCTGCAGGAGGAGctgtcccgggcccgggaggaggtggcccgAGGGGCGGCCGTGGCAGAGGCCCGCCTCTCGGAGGAGCTGAAGCACCTCCACCACGACGCGGGCATCATGCGCAACGAAACGGAGACAGCTGAGGAGCGGGTGGCTGAGCTGGCCCGGGACCTGGTGGCTGTGGAGCAGAAGCTGCTGACCGTGAACGACGAGAACCAGGCCCTCCGGGCTCAGGTCCAGGCCTTCGGGAAGGCCATGAGCTCCCTGCAGGACAGCCGCGACCAGGCCCACGAGGCGCTGCGGGCGCTGAGGCGAGAGCGGTCCCTGCCGCAGGGGGACGGGGACGTCTCAAGTTCTACTGCCAAGGCGGCGGGAGTCCCGGGGGGCAGCGTTGGCcggacctcacctcctccccgcggggccggggccggcgaggCTGAGGTCCGCAGCCTGAAGAGAGCGATGGCTTCCCTGCAGAACGACCGAGACCGGCTG CTGCAAGAACTGAAGAACCTGCAACAGCAGCACCTGCGGGTGAGCGAGGAGGCTGGCGAGCTGCCCCCGTTGAAGGCTCAGCTGCGGGAGTGCCGGGAGGAGGCCGACCGGCACCGGGCCCTCTGGGAGAAGCTCCAGGAGCAGAGCGTCACCTGGCAGGAGGAGCTCCACCAGCTCAG GCTGGAGAAGAGCGAGCGGGAGATCCAGGACAggacggagaagcagcagcagcagctctcaGCACTGTCGGACCTGGAGCGGCGGCGGCAAGCGAGCCCCACGCAGACCCCCTGCAGCCCACCCACCGCCACCCAGGAGTGGGGCCGATGCCAG GGGCCCGTGGAGGCGGCAGAagcggaggtggaggtgggacggCTTCGGGCCCAACTCGGAGACAGCTTGGAGGGGCTGCATCAGAAGGAGCTGAGAATCCAGCAGTTGAACTGCAAG CTCACCCAGCTCTTCGAGGAGAAAAGCTCCCTGTCTGCCCAGCTGCGGGGCCACAGCCAGAGCCTTCGCGAGAGCCACCAGCGCTACAGCGGCCTCCTGAACCACTGCACCGCCCTGGAGGAGCGGCTGCGGGAGCTGCAGCCCCAGGGCAAGGGCCCG GAGCTGCTGTCCACAGATGCCGCCCCGGGAGCTCCCCAGGAGCGGGACGCGGACCCCGGAGAGGGCGACCCAGCCGAGCTGCGGGAGCTGCAGCTGAG GTTTTCTGAGGCTCAGCAGGAGCAGAACCTCCTGAAGAAGCTGTTGGCAGAGGAACGGGACCAGCGGCTGGTGGCTGAGGATGCTCTTTCCGAAGCCCAGGAGCGCATTCGGAG gtgggagctgggggagctgggggagcagaATTCGGGGCGATCTCTCCTCGACGCCTGTGGCCCCCACGAACAGGCCTTGCTaatagaacccacggcctcctccCTCCGCAGG GTGCGGAGCAGCGTCGGATGGAGGCGGGCCCTGCGTTCCCTCTGCTATTCCCGGACCCGCGGGCCCCTGCTGGCCGCCGCCTACCTGCTCACCGTGCACGTCGTCCTCCTGCTCTGCCTCACTGGCCACCTGTGA